One Calditrichia bacterium DNA window includes the following coding sequences:
- a CDS encoding S9 family peptidase, with amino-acid sequence MRLYWRQRHFQPAWAAKWMTIAATMLFLLGWNAVMAEEMFKPEDLLRMKSVRTAEISPDGQWIAYTVSVPREPGDAPGGAYDELYVASTATGESRPFIVGKVDVLKPQWHPSGKGISFLMRRDGKTTQVWQIPLNGGEAQQITDSPTSVEEYRWQENGKVLGYIAETSATAREKALKSAGYDFVFYEEEWKFQNIYLVDVDENGTAGEPRQITKNINVWDFEFAPDGKTIAASMSPKNLIDHRYAFRKIYLTDVNGSAPKLFVDNPGKLGNYVFSPDSKHLAYAAAVSQKDHAVSQAFVKPLAGGDSKNLTPTNFRGHAEWVGWKDNSTLYFRSNEGVETTLSEIKISAANGDSRTVVLNSATTGVIFNDPSMSSKGMAFVGESPEFPGEVFYVAAKQSKMKRLTTQNPWLAERTLGKQVAIRFNARDGLEVEGLLMYPVGYEAGKSYPLSVQVHGGPESNYSNGWISRYANPGQVMTNMGYVVYYPNYRASTGYGVEFAAYGYGDAAGKEFDDIADAIDHLVNIGLADKNRVGLGGGSYGGFASAWFATYYTEKVRAVCMFVGISDLISKRGTTDIPYEELFVHSGKKLEDMWQQSLERSPIYHAHKSKTATLIFGGTDDTRVHPSQSQELYRRMKMNDHPAVRLVQYPGERHGNAKQTGQIDVLYRILDWYNWYVRDLKPLGGAMPPLDISDKYGIKLPE; translated from the coding sequence ATGCGACTGTATTGGAGACAGAGACATTTTCAACCGGCTTGGGCTGCAAAATGGATGACGATTGCAGCTACGATGCTATTTTTATTGGGATGGAATGCAGTAATGGCAGAAGAAATGTTCAAACCCGAAGATTTATTGCGCATGAAAAGCGTGCGCACCGCGGAAATCAGCCCTGACGGGCAATGGATTGCCTACACCGTCAGCGTGCCGCGCGAACCCGGTGACGCGCCCGGCGGTGCATATGACGAACTGTATGTGGCGTCCACCGCAACCGGCGAAAGCCGCCCGTTTATCGTTGGCAAAGTGGATGTGCTGAAACCGCAATGGCACCCGTCCGGAAAAGGCATTTCCTTTTTGATGCGCCGCGATGGCAAAACCACCCAGGTCTGGCAAATTCCGCTGAACGGTGGCGAAGCGCAGCAAATCACCGATTCGCCGACCAGCGTGGAAGAGTATCGCTGGCAGGAAAACGGCAAAGTGCTCGGCTATATTGCCGAAACTTCCGCAACCGCGCGGGAAAAAGCCCTCAAATCCGCGGGCTATGATTTTGTTTTTTATGAAGAAGAGTGGAAATTCCAGAACATTTATCTGGTGGATGTGGATGAAAACGGCACCGCCGGCGAACCGCGCCAGATCACCAAAAACATCAACGTGTGGGACTTTGAATTCGCGCCGGACGGCAAAACCATCGCAGCGTCGATGTCGCCGAAAAATTTGATCGACCATCGCTACGCTTTCCGCAAAATTTATCTCACCGATGTTAACGGCAGCGCCCCGAAATTGTTTGTGGATAATCCCGGCAAACTGGGCAATTATGTGTTCAGCCCGGACAGTAAACATCTGGCGTATGCCGCGGCAGTCAGCCAGAAAGACCACGCCGTAAGCCAGGCGTTTGTAAAACCGCTCGCCGGCGGCGACAGCAAAAACCTGACGCCGACAAACTTCCGCGGACACGCCGAATGGGTGGGCTGGAAAGATAACAGCACACTCTATTTCCGGTCGAATGAAGGTGTGGAAACCACCCTTAGCGAAATCAAAATCAGCGCGGCAAACGGCGATTCGCGCACGGTTGTGCTCAATTCCGCAACCACCGGCGTGATTTTCAACGATCCCTCGATGAGCAGCAAAGGCATGGCGTTTGTCGGTGAATCGCCGGAATTTCCCGGTGAAGTTTTTTACGTTGCTGCCAAACAATCGAAAATGAAGCGGCTGACCACCCAAAATCCCTGGCTGGCGGAACGCACCCTCGGCAAACAGGTTGCCATCCGCTTTAACGCCCGCGACGGGTTGGAAGTGGAAGGCTTGCTGATGTATCCGGTCGGTTACGAAGCCGGGAAATCGTATCCGTTGTCCGTTCAGGTGCACGGCGGACCGGAATCCAACTACTCCAACGGCTGGATCAGCCGATACGCCAATCCCGGTCAGGTGATGACAAATATGGGTTATGTGGTGTATTATCCCAACTATCGCGCAAGCACCGGCTACGGCGTCGAGTTTGCCGCTTACGGCTACGGCGATGCGGCAGGCAAGGAATTTGATGATATCGCCGATGCGATCGATCATCTTGTAAATATTGGACTTGCAGACAAAAATCGTGTCGGGCTGGGCGGCGGATCGTATGGCGGATTCGCCTCCGCGTGGTTCGCAACCTATTACACCGAAAAAGTGCGTGCGGTGTGCATGTTCGTAGGCATCAGTGACCTGATCAGCAAACGCGGCACCACCGATATTCCCTACGAAGAGTTGTTCGTGCACTCCGGCAAAAAACTGGAAGACATGTGGCAGCAAAGTCTGGAACGCAGCCCGATTTATCATGCGCACAAAAGCAAAACTGCCACGCTCATTTTTGGCGGAACTGACGATACCCGCGTTCACCCGTCGCAAAGCCAAGAGCTGTATCGCCGCATGAAAATGAACGATCACCCGGCGGTTCGGCTGGTGCAATATCCCGGCGAACGCCACGGCAACGCCAAACAAACCGGGCAGATCGATGTGCTTTATCGCATTCTGGATTGGTATAATTGGTATGTCCGCGACCTGAAACCGCTGGGCGGTGCGATGCCGCCGCTGGATATCAGCGATAAATATGGCATTAAATTGCCGGAATAA
- a CDS encoding cytochrome c, with translation MKKILKWTGIGLGSLLALVLIAAAVLYAIGSSKFNKSHQINVETIAIPTDSAAVARGEHLVMTMGCVECHGNNLAGNLFIDEAPMGKISASNLTSGAGGIGNSYSDADWVRAIRHGVKRNGQAIVIMPSNFYLEMNAKELGDLIAYLKQTPPVDNVLPEREMGPIARLISGLSDELLPANTIDHSVAIPKEIQPEVTAVYGEYKAIICRACHGENLAGGLVHGPPGTPASKNITPDAESGIGKWSEADFFSAVRDGVRPNGEEINPAMPRWVGNMTDDELRAIWLYLQSVPPVYTDLAKQ, from the coding sequence ATGAAAAAGATATTGAAATGGACCGGGATTGGATTGGGTAGTTTGCTGGCGCTGGTGCTCATTGCTGCGGCGGTTTTGTACGCAATTGGCTCATCAAAATTTAATAAATCGCACCAAATAAATGTTGAAACCATCGCTATTCCCACGGACTCGGCTGCCGTTGCCAGAGGCGAGCATCTGGTGATGACAATGGGTTGTGTGGAATGCCACGGCAACAACCTCGCCGGTAATTTATTTATCGATGAAGCGCCGATGGGTAAAATTTCTGCATCGAACCTCACGAGTGGCGCTGGCGGCATTGGCAACAGTTATTCGGACGCGGATTGGGTGCGCGCCATTCGCCACGGCGTAAAGCGCAACGGTCAGGCGATTGTGATTATGCCCTCCAATTTTTATCTGGAAATGAACGCGAAAGAACTGGGCGATTTGATCGCATACCTGAAACAGACGCCGCCGGTGGATAATGTTTTGCCCGAACGGGAAATGGGTCCCATCGCGCGGCTCATCAGCGGGCTGTCCGATGAATTGCTGCCGGCAAATACCATCGATCATTCTGTTGCCATTCCCAAAGAAATTCAGCCGGAAGTAACGGCGGTATACGGTGAATATAAAGCTATCATTTGCCGCGCCTGTCACGGTGAAAATCTCGCAGGCGGATTGGTTCACGGCCCGCCCGGAACGCCGGCGTCCAAAAATATCACGCCGGATGCGGAAAGCGGCATCGGTAAATGGAGCGAGGCAGATTTTTTCAGTGCGGTTCGCGATGGCGTGCGTCCCAACGGAGAAGAAATCAATCCGGCAATGCCGCGTTGGGTGGGTAATATGACGGATGATGAATTGCGGGCGATTTGGCTGTATTTGCAAAGCGTGCCGCCGGTGTACACGGATTTGGCGAAACAATAA
- a CDS encoding PD40 domain-containing protein, producing the protein MKLFVIDCKAKILFFCSGMVFLITAAFAQVPGIPGNIAYFKYQTELHITEADGSDDHVIWTNPVPFSPFLSGIIDWRPDGQELAFNSGHELMSSVYFNDIWAIKPDGSDLRRVTNAPKQSDLFNMPKGSVMVTVSNSVLNTSNIFFLYIDGADSAYQFVLNPGFQVDITLANVSDFGNVQQRIVVFNASKAWLHASGVDVQAGQNVAASASVNITATGGVYFSGENPQWRHDGSQIAYILGGSIPQVIDANPPLLSVGGDLFPPNYVYVSQWDWSPVSDDFLAKDFFGSGIWKIDGGSYATTQLVPADTGDIYRLEWMRDGSGFVFSMSNSLNTYSNIFHYRFSDGQVTQLTDFTDVYATDPTVSPDGQWIAFTKEIPGDTVKLEIWVQKMDGSEAWRLATDAAFPAWGPAITTGMGETAPVGLPEKFALEQNYPNPFNPSTTIAFSLVENAMVILKIYNSLGETVRTLAAGNFSAGTHTVNWDTRDDGGKRSAQAFTFTPCKAASSASAGKCCW; encoded by the coding sequence ATGAAACTGTTTGTTATCGATTGTAAAGCGAAAATACTATTTTTCTGTTCCGGAATGGTCTTTTTGATAACAGCCGCATTTGCACAGGTACCTGGAATTCCCGGAAATATAGCCTATTTCAAATATCAAACCGAGCTGCATATCACGGAAGCGGATGGCAGCGACGATCACGTGATCTGGACAAACCCGGTGCCATTCTCGCCCTTTTTGTCCGGGATTATCGATTGGCGACCGGACGGACAGGAGCTGGCATTCAACAGCGGTCACGAGTTGATGAGCTCGGTGTATTTCAATGATATCTGGGCGATCAAACCGGACGGCAGCGACTTGCGACGAGTGACCAACGCACCGAAACAATCAGATTTATTCAATATGCCCAAAGGCAGTGTGATGGTAACGGTTTCAAATTCCGTACTCAATACCAGCAACATCTTTTTTCTTTACATTGACGGTGCGGATTCTGCCTATCAATTTGTCCTGAATCCCGGATTTCAGGTGGATATCACTCTGGCAAATGTTTCCGATTTTGGCAATGTTCAACAGCGGATTGTGGTGTTTAATGCATCCAAAGCCTGGCTGCACGCATCCGGTGTGGATGTGCAGGCCGGGCAAAATGTTGCAGCTTCGGCGTCCGTAAACATAACGGCAACCGGTGGTGTCTATTTTTCCGGTGAAAATCCGCAATGGCGCCACGATGGCTCCCAAATTGCCTACATTTTGGGTGGCAGCATTCCGCAGGTGATCGATGCGAACCCGCCGCTGTTGAGCGTCGGCGGCGATCTTTTCCCGCCGAATTATGTTTATGTCAGCCAATGGGACTGGTCGCCGGTTTCCGACGATTTTTTGGCAAAAGATTTTTTTGGCTCCGGCATCTGGAAAATAGATGGAGGATCCTATGCCACAACCCAACTGGTTCCGGCGGATACCGGTGATATTTACCGTCTGGAATGGATGCGCGACGGCTCCGGGTTTGTGTTCAGCATGTCCAATTCGCTGAATACGTATTCGAATATTTTTCACTATCGTTTTAGCGATGGACAGGTTACACAACTCACTGATTTTACAGATGTTTACGCCACAGATCCGACCGTTTCGCCGGATGGTCAATGGATTGCATTCACCAAAGAAATTCCCGGGGATACCGTTAAATTGGAAATTTGGGTGCAAAAAATGGACGGCAGCGAAGCCTGGCGACTGGCTACGGACGCGGCTTTCCCTGCGTGGGGTCCGGCGATTACTACAGGCATGGGCGAAACGGCGCCCGTAGGGCTGCCGGAAAAATTTGCGTTGGAACAAAACTATCCGAACCCCTTTAACCCGTCCACAACGATTGCGTTTTCACTGGTGGAGAATGCGATGGTTATTTTGAAAATTTACAATAGTTTAGGTGAGACTGTTCGCACATTGGCAGCCGGGAATTTTTCTGCGGGCACACATACTGTTAACTGGGACACTCGTGACGATGGCGGGAAACGGTCAGCGCAGGCGTTTACATTTACACCCTGCAAAGCGGCGAGCAGCGCATCAGCCGGAAAATGTTGTTGGTGA
- a CDS encoding LPS-assembly protein LptD — MGDFRLNPVSQSGLVHKWVLGLLALLVISTSSIAQDLVPIAPVDSTTARQTQPADSLKAKPDARRGNVEGPVKYWADDISFSIPEQTTYLRGKVRIEYQNTTLTAGSVDIDWKHNRMLAKGVADSTDSLGNAVFTDFPVLTEKGEDPIRGVQLEYDFKNNRGKVLEGRTEMSPGYYKGEDIRKIGQETLLIEDGYFTTCDNEEHPHFYFRSKQMRVRLKKVAVAKPVTLYIADVPIIGVPFAIFALQRGRRSGIILPTYAETSAGGRALERFGYYWAPSQYWDFTYLNSYYERRGFLFSGELNYKRRYDMTGKINGTYQPKDLSTGASTKAWQVAFNHNQKIGQTLTINGNGRFVSSKSFLQNYSDFEQRTNQTLTTNVSVRKILPGSRSLSMNFRRTENLQTEQLDYTFPDLSYSQPSKYLFNSSGSEKSWYHNIRYTYSSNLRNSVSRTAIRDTLDNRTGFNRTNRSGWQHLIRPSFSTKVLKYFNFAPSIGFEELWVPDYLKYTYDDSTKTTKIDTVSGFQARHLMTGIGANVSTTMYGLFEIPFSPMKVVRHKMDPSIGFSYAPDYTDEAFGYFQEVRDGNGNLVAKRDKFANNAFGGTPGGGEQRNLNISVNNFFQGKIIRDGEEKKIDLFRVNFGTSYNFARDSLKWSNITTSFQSKPLKNLNITANANHSFYKEDFDGLGRRNDFVWADGFSLPHLLDWRTSVTYQLNITPPQKGDKSADADADADADSLAAINTPDIYGNQRLPGDPRYQDFEPLDIPWRIGMNFSFSYAENDRSITRRFDTSMNGQLQITKGWQIRYSNRINIKEREIITQNFNISRDLHCWQLDFTWSPGKNFSYYRLEIRVKESMLRDLKLTKTAGGRPVF; from the coding sequence ATGGGTGATTTTCGTTTGAATCCGGTTTCCCAATCAGGTTTGGTGCATAAATGGGTGTTAGGGCTGCTCGCGTTGCTGGTGATTTCGACATCGTCGATTGCCCAGGATCTGGTGCCGATTGCACCGGTTGATTCCACAACGGCTCGCCAAACCCAACCCGCAGATTCGCTGAAAGCAAAACCGGATGCACGGCGCGGCAATGTGGAAGGTCCGGTCAAATATTGGGCGGATGACATCTCTTTTTCGATCCCCGAACAGACCACTTATTTGCGCGGAAAAGTGCGCATCGAATATCAAAATACGACGCTCACCGCCGGATCGGTCGATATCGACTGGAAGCACAACCGGATGCTCGCCAAAGGTGTGGCGGATTCTACGGATTCGCTGGGCAACGCGGTGTTCACCGATTTTCCGGTGCTCACCGAAAAAGGCGAAGACCCGATTCGCGGTGTTCAACTGGAATATGATTTCAAAAACAATCGCGGAAAAGTGTTGGAAGGGCGCACAGAAATGTCGCCGGGATATTACAAAGGTGAGGATATTCGCAAAATCGGACAGGAAACGCTGCTCATCGAAGACGGTTATTTCACCACCTGCGATAACGAGGAACATCCCCATTTTTATTTCCGCAGCAAACAAATGCGCGTCCGGCTGAAAAAAGTGGCGGTCGCCAAACCGGTGACGCTGTATATCGCCGATGTGCCGATTATCGGCGTGCCATTTGCCATTTTCGCGCTCCAGCGCGGGCGGCGTTCCGGCATCATTTTGCCGACTTACGCAGAAACCAGCGCCGGCGGACGGGCGCTGGAGCGATTCGGATATTATTGGGCGCCCAGCCAATATTGGGATTTTACCTATCTCAATTCGTATTACGAACGCCGTGGGTTCCTGTTTTCCGGCGAGCTGAATTACAAAAGACGTTACGATATGACGGGCAAAATTAACGGCACCTATCAACCGAAGGATTTGTCAACCGGTGCCAGCACCAAAGCATGGCAGGTGGCGTTTAACCACAATCAAAAAATCGGGCAAACCCTTACCATCAATGGCAACGGGCGGTTTGTCAGCAGCAAAAGTTTTTTGCAGAATTACTCCGATTTTGAGCAGCGCACCAACCAAACCCTGACCACTAACGTCAGCGTTCGCAAGATTTTGCCGGGTTCGCGATCGTTGTCAATGAATTTCCGGAGAACCGAAAATCTGCAAACCGAGCAGCTCGATTACACCTTTCCGGATCTGTCGTACAGCCAGCCGTCCAAATACCTGTTCAACAGTAGTGGCAGCGAAAAAAGCTGGTATCACAACATTCGCTACACCTATTCGAGCAATTTGCGCAACTCGGTCAGCCGAACGGCAATCCGCGATACTTTGGACAATCGCACCGGTTTTAACCGCACCAATCGATCCGGCTGGCAACATTTAATTCGCCCGTCTTTTTCCACTAAAGTATTGAAATATTTCAACTTTGCGCCCAGCATCGGGTTTGAGGAATTGTGGGTGCCAGACTATCTCAAATACACGTACGACGATTCCACCAAAACCACAAAAATCGATACAGTCAGCGGATTTCAGGCGCGGCATTTGATGACGGGCATCGGCGCGAATGTAAGCACCACGATGTACGGGCTGTTCGAAATCCCGTTTTCGCCGATGAAAGTGGTTCGCCACAAAATGGACCCGAGCATCGGGTTCAGCTATGCGCCGGATTACACAGACGAAGCATTTGGCTATTTTCAGGAAGTGCGCGACGGCAATGGTAATCTGGTCGCGAAACGCGATAAATTTGCCAACAACGCATTCGGCGGCACACCGGGTGGCGGCGAACAGCGCAATTTGAACATCAGCGTCAACAACTTTTTTCAGGGGAAAATTATCCGCGATGGCGAAGAGAAGAAAATTGATTTGTTCAGGGTAAATTTTGGGACATCCTATAATTTTGCCCGCGACAGCCTAAAATGGAGTAACATCACCACATCTTTTCAATCCAAACCGTTGAAAAATTTGAACATAACCGCAAACGCCAACCACAGTTTTTACAAAGAAGATTTCGACGGTTTGGGTCGCCGGAATGATTTTGTGTGGGCAGACGGTTTTTCGCTGCCGCATTTGCTGGACTGGCGCACATCGGTGACATACCAGCTCAACATCACGCCGCCGCAAAAAGGGGACAAGTCAGCCGATGCAGATGCAGATGCAGATGCAGATTCGCTGGCGGCAATCAATACCCCCGACATTTACGGCAACCAGCGATTGCCCGGCGATCCGCGCTATCAGGATTTTGAACCGCTGGATATTCCCTGGCGTATCGGTATGAATTTCAGTTTTTCGTATGCGGAAAATGACAGGAGCATCACCCGCAGATTTGATACAAGTATGAACGGGCAATTGCAAATTACCAAAGGCTGGCAAATACGCTACAGCAATCGGATCAACATAAAAGAGCGGGAAATCATCACCCAGAACTTCAATATTTCCAGGGATTTACACTGCTGGCAACTCGATTTCACGTGGTCACCGGGCAAAAATTTCAGCTATTATCGATTGGAAATCCGGGTGAAAGAAAGCATGTTGCGGGATTTGAAATTGACCAAAACCGCCGGTGGACGCCCGGTATTTTAG
- the yaeI gene encoding phosphodiesterase YaeI: MKSISRRQFLTSIFATGVSATGYSTLVEPRWIEITRREVPLPHISRPVQLLHISDLHYSLVVLLSYLESAIEMVLAQQPDVVCITGDFTSTYISNEREYSRILRKLSDAAPVFACFGNHDGGKWAIRRGGYATPEPVRNVLNNAGITVLENAHNSKILNDNQLFFIGLSDWWAGEIDPPKAFAQLSPESHSAPKIVLSHNPDTKTHIQPFEWDLLLCGHTHGGQIRFPLIGAPFAPVRDKRFVEGLHRWENRWLHITRGIGNVRGIRINCRPEISHLSLIPTPNS, from the coding sequence ATGAAATCCATTTCCCGTAGACAATTTTTGACGAGCATTTTCGCCACAGGCGTTAGCGCAACCGGATACAGTACGCTGGTTGAGCCGCGCTGGATCGAGATCACCCGGCGCGAAGTGCCGTTACCGCACATCAGCCGTCCGGTTCAATTGTTGCATATTTCCGATTTGCACTATTCGCTGGTTGTTTTGCTGTCTTATCTGGAAAGCGCGATTGAGATGGTGCTGGCACAACAACCGGACGTTGTTTGCATCACCGGCGATTTCACTTCCACCTATATTTCCAATGAACGGGAATACAGCCGGATTCTGCGAAAACTGAGCGATGCTGCACCGGTTTTTGCCTGCTTCGGCAATCACGATGGCGGCAAGTGGGCAATCCGGCGGGGCGGATATGCAACACCGGAACCGGTGAGGAATGTGCTCAACAACGCCGGAATTACGGTGTTGGAAAACGCGCACAACTCCAAAATCCTCAACGATAACCAATTGTTTTTTATCGGATTATCTGACTGGTGGGCAGGTGAAATTGATCCGCCAAAAGCTTTTGCACAGTTGTCGCCGGAAAGCCATTCCGCACCCAAAATTGTGCTCTCGCATAATCCGGATACCAAAACGCACATCCAGCCGTTTGAATGGGATTTGCTGCTCTGCGGACATACTCACGGTGGGCAAATCCGCTTTCCGCTGATCGGTGCACCGTTTGCGCCGGTGCGGGACAAACGGTTTGTCGAAGGGTTGCATCGCTGGGAAAATCGCTGGCTGCACATCACCCGGGGCATCGGAAATGTGCGGGGTATTCGCATCAACTGCCGCCCGGAAATCAGCCATTTATCACTGATTCCAACCCCTAATTCCTAA
- the rlmB gene encoding 23S rRNA (guanosine(2251)-2'-O)-methyltransferase RlmB, with translation MSYIYGRNPVLEALSQPGTIQKIYIQHGSQPGKVSQIYSIARKNSIAIVNADPGKLRQMVGDVNHQGIVALIAPVQVFDLLELDLPVTAVAPMCLVIADRIQDPHNMGAIIRSAEIFGANGVIFSTRENVPITEVVVKASAGAALHCPLYRADNLVKAAQWLKENNVWIYGTAVDAGDTLWDVDFRRHCAIVVGSEEKGIRTLLEKQCDQTFRIPQIGKTQSLNASVAAGVVLAEMVRQRSQS, from the coding sequence ATGTCCTATATTTACGGCAGAAATCCGGTGCTGGAAGCGCTCAGCCAACCCGGCACCATTCAAAAAATTTATATTCAGCACGGCAGCCAGCCCGGCAAAGTGAGCCAGATTTACAGCATCGCCCGGAAAAATTCGATTGCTATTGTGAATGCCGATCCCGGCAAACTGCGCCAGATGGTTGGCGATGTGAATCATCAGGGAATTGTTGCGCTGATCGCTCCGGTGCAAGTGTTTGATTTATTGGAACTTGACTTGCCCGTAACCGCTGTTGCGCCGATGTGCCTGGTCATCGCCGATCGCATTCAGGACCCGCACAATATGGGCGCAATTATCCGCAGCGCGGAAATTTTTGGCGCGAACGGCGTCATTTTTTCCACCCGCGAAAACGTGCCGATCACCGAAGTAGTGGTGAAAGCATCCGCCGGCGCTGCGCTGCATTGCCCGCTGTATCGCGCGGATAACCTCGTGAAAGCGGCGCAATGGCTCAAAGAAAATAACGTGTGGATTTACGGCACCGCCGTCGACGCCGGCGATACGCTTTGGGATGTCGATTTCCGGCGGCATTGCGCCATCGTCGTTGGCAGCGAGGAAAAAGGGATTCGTACGCTGCTGGAAAAACAGTGCGATCAAACCTTCCGCATTCCGCAAATCGGCAAAACGCAATCGCTGAACGCATCGGTTGCAGCCGGCGTTGTGCTCGCGGAAATGGTCCGGCAAAGGTCACAATCATAA
- a CDS encoding M1 family metallopeptidase — translation MRNRTFFASLFWLFSGSIFQLFGQPANPPVLFNPPLSQRIANYDIIADLDTETDQLTGKQILTWTNPGRTTVQELRFHLYMNAFRNSESTFMIEKGRRLPDTENESGWGYIDINKIAMLPSPKSATDRQLLQRLAERPLNALPGLDVTATMQFIQPDIPEHTEDKTVLSVTLPRPVLPGETISLFFDFLVKLPDPPADRTGALDEFYFVAQWFPKIGVWTENGWNCHQFHYHSEFFADFGEYNVWMTVPSGYLLGATGVQVGTPAENENGTITYFYHAEDVHDFAWTASPEFVEFKGTAQDVEIRALIQKDHVSQGARHIEAAKSAVETFQNWYGDYPYPNITVVDPRRGASAVDGMEYPTLFTVGTHYGMPEGIRLPELVIIHEFGHNYWQGMVASNEFEESWLDEGINTYTELQIMNHLYGPRSNFVDYLDVQISDEHFSRLQFLLVPDNDPIVKNSWQYASGGSYTINSYQKPGLYLQSLHNMLGEDVMRNILRTYFERWKFRHPKSQDFVDIVNEISGKNLQPFFDQALYTTRIMDYSIERIFTRRHRSNMGFDYDFPTATAPVDTANVAVADSGDADTTVAELFESGFTVRRLGDFIFPVTIEVVFSDGETIRENWDGEADWQKFSYIKSAEIVSATVDPDHHLVMDVNFTNNSRAIEPHNSGANKLSARWLFWMQFLLDQPELLNLMTIFAQ, via the coding sequence TTGCGAAACCGCACCTTTTTTGCTTCCCTTTTTTGGTTGTTTTCGGGGAGCATTTTTCAATTATTCGGGCAGCCGGCAAACCCGCCGGTATTGTTCAACCCGCCGTTGAGCCAGCGCATTGCCAATTACGATATCATTGCCGATCTGGATACCGAAACCGATCAACTTACGGGAAAACAAATACTTACGTGGACAAACCCCGGCAGGACAACCGTGCAGGAACTGCGCTTTCATTTATATATGAACGCATTTCGCAACAGCGAATCGACGTTTATGATCGAAAAAGGGCGGCGGTTACCCGACACGGAAAACGAGTCTGGCTGGGGCTATATCGATATCAATAAAATTGCGATGCTCCCCTCCCCCAAATCCGCCACTGACCGGCAACTGCTGCAACGGCTGGCCGAGCGCCCGCTGAACGCGCTGCCGGGATTGGATGTCACCGCAACGATGCAATTTATCCAGCCCGATATTCCCGAACACACCGAAGATAAAACCGTGCTCAGCGTAACCCTGCCGCGTCCGGTTTTGCCCGGCGAAACGATATCGCTGTTTTTCGATTTTCTGGTGAAATTGCCCGATCCGCCGGCTGACAGAACCGGTGCGCTCGATGAATTTTATTTCGTTGCACAGTGGTTTCCGAAAATCGGTGTTTGGACGGAAAACGGCTGGAACTGTCATCAATTTCATTATCATAGCGAATTTTTTGCTGATTTCGGCGAATACAATGTCTGGATGACGGTGCCCTCCGGCTATTTGCTCGGCGCAACCGGCGTGCAAGTCGGCACTCCGGCTGAAAATGAAAATGGGACGATCACCTATTTTTATCACGCGGAGGACGTTCACGATTTCGCATGGACCGCCAGCCCGGAATTTGTGGAATTCAAAGGCACGGCGCAAGATGTGGAAATTCGGGCGCTCATCCAGAAAGATCACGTTTCGCAGGGCGCGCGGCACATCGAAGCCGCAAAATCCGCTGTGGAAACATTCCAGAACTGGTATGGCGATTACCCGTATCCCAACATCACCGTGGTGGATCCGCGACGCGGCGCGAGCGCGGTGGACGGCATGGAATATCCGACGCTGTTCACAGTGGGCACGCATTACGGCATGCCCGAGGGCATCCGGTTGCCCGAGTTGGTGATCATCCACGAATTCGGACATAATTACTGGCAGGGAATGGTTGCCAGCAACGAGTTTGAGGAAAGTTGGCTGGATGAAGGCATCAACACCTACACCGAGCTGCAAATAATGAATCATTTGTATGGTCCGCGCAGCAATTTTGTGGATTATCTCGATGTGCAAATCAGCGATGAACATTTTTCACGATTACAGTTTCTGCTCGTTCCGGACAACGATCCCATTGTAAAAAACAGTTGGCAGTATGCTTCCGGCGGCAGCTACACAATCAATTCGTATCAGAAACCCGGGCTTTATCTTCAGTCATTACATAACATGCTCGGCGAAGACGTTATGCGGAACATTCTGCGAACCTATTTTGAGCGCTGGAAATTCCGGCATCCGAAATCGCAGGATTTTGTGGATATCGTCAACGAAATCAGCGGCAAAAACCTGCAGCCGTTTTTTGATCAGGCGCTGTACACCACCCGGATAATGGATTACAGCATCGAGCGGATATTCACCCGGCGACACCGCAGCAACATGGGTTTTGATTACGATTTTCCGACGGCAACCGCACCGGTGGATACCGCAAACGTGGCTGTCGCAGATTCCGGCGATGCAGATACCACCGTCGCCGAACTGTTTGAGAGCGGTTTTACCGTGCGCCGGCTCGGCGATTTTATTTTTCCGGTAACCATCGAAGTGGTTTTTTCCGACGGCGAAACCATCCGGGAAAATTGGGACGGGGAAGCAGATTGGCAGAAATTCAGCTATATCAAATCTGCCGAAATTGTTTCCGCAACGGTCGATCCCGATCACCATTTGGTAATGGACGTCAATTTTACAAACAACAGCCGGGCAATCGAACCGCACAACAGCGGTGCGAACAAGCTTTCTGCACGCTGGCTGTTCTGGATGCAGTTTTTGCTGGATCAGCCGGAATTGCTCAACCTGATGACAATTTTTGCACAATAA